A window of the Streptomyces finlayi genome harbors these coding sequences:
- a CDS encoding TIGR02678 family protein, with protein MSNFANQLVVAEREEMSRCIRTLLVRPLLTERADPVVFDLVRRRRDPLAHWFDYHCGWTLAVEPRLGYARLLKFNAEADASRPARRTRAGRAPFDRRRYVLLCLTAAELLSVPVTTIGLLADRVVQAASADEALSAFDTAQRAERVAFVDVLRLLESYGALQTVDGATDSFAESVEAKVLYRVDSSVLMRLLAAPCGPSRIAVPAADIPARFEELLTGLVEERRYGLPVGGDAADDAQPDTPLSPVRRNLWLRHSVLRRLLDQPVLHRDELSEAELGYLASPTGRQILRRAAEQAGFVLEERAEGFMLVDPDAIATDSKFPDDANHAKVAALLLLDVLNAAPAGCAPEQLAVEAERILDRFPRWGKAYRTEGGAAALADDAVRVLADFRLVRREGGRVVPRPAAARYRVTSATLKEEHPA; from the coding sequence ATGAGCAACTTCGCCAACCAGCTCGTGGTGGCCGAGCGCGAAGAGATGTCCCGTTGCATCCGAACGCTGCTGGTGCGGCCCCTGCTCACCGAGCGCGCCGACCCGGTGGTGTTCGATCTGGTGCGCCGCCGCCGCGACCCGCTGGCGCACTGGTTCGACTACCACTGCGGCTGGACGCTGGCCGTCGAACCCCGTCTGGGGTACGCCCGGCTGCTGAAGTTCAACGCGGAGGCCGACGCGTCCCGTCCGGCGCGGCGGACCCGGGCGGGCAGGGCGCCGTTCGACCGGCGGCGGTACGTCCTGCTGTGCCTCACCGCCGCCGAGCTGCTGTCCGTCCCGGTCACCACGATCGGGCTGCTGGCCGACCGGGTCGTGCAGGCCGCTTCGGCGGACGAGGCCCTGTCCGCGTTCGACACGGCGCAGCGTGCGGAGCGCGTCGCGTTCGTCGACGTCCTTCGGCTGCTGGAGTCGTACGGGGCCTTGCAGACCGTGGACGGGGCCACGGACAGTTTCGCCGAATCGGTCGAGGCGAAGGTGCTCTACCGGGTCGATTCGAGTGTGCTGATGCGGCTGCTCGCCGCCCCGTGCGGGCCGTCCCGGATCGCGGTGCCGGCAGCCGACATCCCGGCCCGCTTCGAAGAGCTGCTCACCGGACTCGTGGAGGAGCGGCGGTACGGGCTCCCCGTCGGCGGGGACGCGGCGGACGACGCACAGCCGGACACGCCGCTCTCGCCGGTCCGGCGCAATCTGTGGCTGCGGCACTCGGTGCTGCGGCGCCTCTTGGACCAGCCGGTGCTGCACCGCGACGAGCTGTCCGAGGCCGAGCTCGGCTACCTGGCCTCCCCCACCGGTCGTCAGATCCTGCGCCGGGCCGCCGAACAGGCGGGCTTCGTGCTGGAGGAGCGGGCCGAAGGGTTCATGCTGGTCGATCCGGACGCCATCGCCACGGACAGCAAATTCCCCGACGACGCGAACCACGCCAAGGTCGCCGCGCTGCTGCTCCTGGACGTGCTGAACGCCGCGCCCGCCGGGTGCGCCCCCGAGCAGCTGGCGGTCGAGGCGGAACGGATTCTGGACCGGTTCCCGCGCTGGGGCAAGGCGTACCGGACGGAGGGCGGGGCGGCGGCGCTCGCCGACGACGCCGTGCGGGTCCTGGCCGATTTCCGGCTCGTACGGCGCGAAGGCGGCCGGGTCGTGCCCAGACCGGCCGCCGCCCGCTACCGCGTCACCAGTGCCACTCTCAAGGAAGAACACCCCGCATGA
- a CDS encoding TIGR02680 family protein — MTVTALPLSAPGSASGGSGPGERWQPTRAGVLNVWRYYDEVFTFHRGRLLLRGPNGTGKSKALEVLLPFLFDASLRPHRLSTFGGSERTMHWNLMGEGATGLTRVGYVWLEFRSERGEGGAGEGGAGEGGAEEFLTIGARLQAGERTTTVTTDFFTSRSRVGVPGGLSLVNDSGQPLTKAALAAELSGHGEVHASASDYRDTVRQTLFPGLSEQRYNALITALLQLRTPKLSQRLDPSLLSELLSRALPPLDQGEISELADGFERLDRRREHLARLEDEVRAAQALGARQRAYAQRVLRAGAAALISATTDMDNRTRTATECEEEFRAAVAEREKAEEEQRETEASGAELVARIEVLTESDAYREGQDLDQRRQRAAEAHRDAEARQLAADAARTTADQDEARHARALESADAQAERVRLAESDSWQVARRAGMSAACTEVSGALEAGNPDRAGQILHGAVRGRRSQVEDVREALGVLRAALAERTSAEERVEASRAGLAAASEQRAQAADRYQQAAGAQAERLREWARRCGELSFDESAVEELAGRAAAETEVLALVDAAARRVEHALTTAEATVTARIGTARTEREALAAEAGRLREVAELPPPTPAFRTADRSRLSGAPLWKLVGFHDAVPAATRSAVEAALEASGLLDAWVAPYGGAFALGHDTFAEAEWAEPAPGRHLGEVLRPEPGAPVSAERIGQLLTGIAYGDTLPPEHGAAVGADGTWRLASATGSWAKSDVAYIGASARARSRERRIAELAEAIGAVDHTLTGLTAELAAVAARRETLESDRRCRPGHRAVTEAERDLDRAQSVTEARDDAVRDAVARLTRCESAARVAQDGLDHVASEHRLPADVQALRAVAETVQGLQDTGSQWLLAHVQLASERRTALELRSRAERSGRAAQEHEEEAGRAASTARALAAQLEEFEHTIGAEYEETLARIDEMRESHRRAQSRLRDCASLLRTVEGRIGALNSERAAAAEHRDAAVTARDAAADRFRYLLRLGFPADAGAEAEVRAGEGTKATLETARTLGALWPSVPYEPKNVADALGRLSETVHMSRQALGERADLAMETHDDVQVLSAAMDGVRMGAAGLLIALTAERDRSLDEITSDERELFDRTLTGNTRRHLAARIRQANELVDAMNARLERVRTASRVAVRLVWQVDPGLPPGTRAARDLLLKDPVRMSDGDREALHRFFRERVEEAKASDTAKNWEEQLTRVLDYTAWHQFVVKLDRANGQGWQLLTKKLHGALSGGEKAIALHLPLFAAVAAHYQAVPKAPRLILLDEVFVGVDSTNRGQVFELLCSLDLDLMLTSDHEWCTYQELDGIAVHQLITGGGGPDDDAVTTARFVWNGAELVAQEAPEALPRGEETPRVPLPREEQP, encoded by the coding sequence ATGACGGTCACCGCACTCCCCCTCAGCGCCCCCGGCTCCGCCTCCGGGGGTTCGGGCCCCGGCGAGCGCTGGCAGCCGACCCGGGCCGGCGTGCTCAACGTGTGGCGCTACTACGACGAGGTGTTCACCTTCCACCGCGGGCGCCTGCTGCTGCGCGGGCCCAACGGCACCGGGAAGTCGAAGGCGCTGGAAGTCCTGTTGCCGTTCCTCTTCGACGCGAGCCTGCGCCCCCACCGGCTGTCCACCTTCGGCGGCTCGGAACGCACCATGCACTGGAACCTCATGGGCGAGGGCGCCACAGGGCTCACCCGGGTGGGATACGTGTGGCTCGAGTTCCGGTCGGAGCGTGGCGAAGGTGGTGCGGGCGAAGGTGGTGCGGGCGAAGGTGGTGCCGAGGAGTTCCTCACCATCGGTGCGCGTCTGCAGGCCGGGGAGCGGACCACGACCGTCACCACCGACTTCTTCACCAGCCGCAGCCGGGTCGGTGTGCCCGGCGGCCTCTCCCTCGTCAACGACTCGGGGCAGCCCCTGACGAAGGCGGCGCTCGCGGCCGAGCTGTCCGGGCACGGAGAAGTGCACGCGTCGGCGTCCGACTACCGGGACACCGTGCGCCAAACCCTGTTCCCCGGCCTGAGCGAGCAGCGCTACAACGCCCTGATCACGGCACTGCTCCAGCTGCGCACACCGAAGCTGTCCCAGCGCCTCGACCCCTCACTGCTCTCGGAACTGCTGTCGCGCGCCCTGCCCCCGCTCGACCAGGGTGAGATCTCCGAACTGGCCGACGGTTTCGAACGGCTGGACCGTCGCCGCGAGCACCTGGCCCGGCTGGAGGACGAGGTGCGGGCCGCGCAGGCACTGGGCGCCCGCCAGCGCGCGTACGCCCAGCGGGTGCTGCGTGCCGGGGCCGCCGCCCTGATCTCGGCCACCACCGACATGGACAACCGCACGCGCACGGCCACGGAGTGCGAAGAGGAGTTCCGTGCTGCCGTGGCGGAGCGGGAGAAGGCCGAGGAGGAGCAGCGGGAGACGGAGGCATCGGGCGCCGAACTCGTCGCGAGGATCGAGGTGCTGACGGAGTCCGACGCGTACCGGGAGGGACAGGACCTGGACCAGCGCCGTCAGCGGGCGGCGGAGGCGCACCGGGACGCGGAGGCGCGGCAGCTGGCGGCCGACGCGGCCCGGACGACCGCGGATCAGGACGAGGCCCGTCACGCCCGGGCGCTGGAGTCGGCGGACGCGCAGGCGGAACGGGTCCGCCTCGCCGAAAGCGACTCCTGGCAGGTGGCCCGGCGGGCCGGTATGTCCGCCGCCTGTACGGAGGTGAGCGGCGCACTCGAAGCGGGAAACCCCGACCGGGCCGGGCAGATTCTGCACGGTGCGGTGCGGGGGCGGCGGAGCCAGGTGGAGGACGTGCGCGAGGCACTCGGTGTGCTGCGCGCGGCCCTCGCCGAACGCACGTCGGCCGAAGAGCGCGTGGAGGCTTCCCGCGCCGGGCTCGCCGCGGCGTCCGAGCAGCGTGCACAGGCCGCTGACCGGTATCAGCAGGCGGCCGGGGCGCAGGCCGAGCGGCTGCGGGAATGGGCGCGGCGGTGCGGGGAACTCTCCTTCGACGAGAGCGCCGTGGAGGAACTGGCCGGCCGGGCAGCCGCCGAGACCGAGGTGCTGGCGCTCGTGGACGCCGCCGCCCGCAGGGTCGAGCACGCCCTGACCACGGCCGAGGCGACGGTCACGGCCCGTATCGGCACGGCCCGCACGGAGCGGGAGGCGCTGGCGGCGGAGGCCGGACGGTTGCGGGAGGTCGCTGAACTGCCGCCGCCCACACCGGCGTTCCGTACCGCGGACCGTTCCAGGCTGTCCGGTGCTCCCTTGTGGAAGCTGGTCGGCTTCCACGACGCGGTGCCGGCGGCCACGCGCAGCGCGGTCGAAGCCGCGCTGGAGGCCAGCGGGCTGCTGGACGCGTGGGTGGCGCCGTACGGGGGCGCGTTCGCGCTGGGCCACGACACGTTCGCCGAGGCGGAGTGGGCGGAGCCCGCCCCGGGCCGCCATCTCGGCGAGGTGCTGCGCCCCGAGCCCGGTGCCCCCGTGTCGGCGGAGCGCATCGGCCAGTTGCTGACGGGGATCGCGTACGGGGACACGTTGCCCCCGGAGCACGGCGCCGCGGTCGGTGCGGACGGCACCTGGCGGCTGGCCAGCGCCACGGGAAGCTGGGCCAAGTCCGACGTCGCCTACATCGGGGCCTCGGCACGGGCCAGGTCCCGGGAGCGCCGCATCGCCGAACTGGCGGAGGCCATCGGCGCTGTGGACCACACACTCACCGGGCTGACAGCGGAACTGGCGGCGGTCGCGGCCCGACGGGAGACGCTGGAGTCCGACCGGCGGTGCCGCCCCGGTCACCGGGCCGTCACCGAGGCGGAACGTGACCTCGACCGGGCCCAGTCGGTCACCGAGGCCCGCGACGACGCGGTACGGGACGCCGTCGCGCGGCTCACCAGGTGCGAGTCGGCCGCCCGGGTGGCGCAGGACGGACTCGACCACGTGGCGTCCGAGCACCGGCTGCCTGCCGACGTACAGGCACTGCGCGCGGTGGCGGAGACGGTCCAGGGGCTGCAGGACACCGGAAGTCAGTGGCTCCTGGCCCATGTCCAGCTGGCCTCGGAGCGGCGTACGGCCCTGGAGCTGCGGTCCCGGGCCGAGCGTTCCGGCCGGGCCGCCCAGGAACACGAGGAGGAGGCGGGCCGCGCGGCATCGACGGCGCGGGCGCTCGCCGCGCAGCTGGAGGAGTTCGAGCACACCATCGGGGCGGAGTACGAGGAGACGCTCGCCCGGATCGACGAGATGCGGGAGTCGCACCGGCGCGCACAGTCCCGGCTGCGCGACTGCGCCTCGCTGCTGCGGACGGTCGAGGGGCGCATAGGCGCACTGAACAGTGAGCGCGCCGCCGCCGCGGAGCACCGTGACGCCGCGGTGACCGCACGCGACGCGGCCGCGGACCGGTTCCGGTATCTGCTGCGGCTGGGATTCCCCGCCGACGCGGGCGCCGAGGCCGAGGTGCGGGCGGGTGAGGGGACCAAGGCCACGCTGGAGACCGCGCGCACCCTGGGGGCGCTCTGGCCGTCCGTCCCCTACGAGCCGAAGAACGTCGCGGACGCGCTCGGGCGGCTCAGTGAGACCGTCCACATGAGCCGCCAGGCACTCGGCGAGCGGGCCGACCTCGCGATGGAGACGCACGACGACGTTCAGGTGCTGTCGGCGGCCATGGACGGCGTACGCATGGGCGCGGCGGGTCTGCTCATCGCGCTGACGGCGGAGCGTGACCGGAGCCTGGACGAGATCACCAGCGATGAGCGCGAGCTGTTCGACCGCACTCTCACGGGCAACACCCGCCGCCATCTCGCGGCACGCATCCGGCAGGCCAACGAGCTGGTCGACGCGATGAACGCCCGCCTGGAGCGCGTGCGTACGGCGTCCCGGGTGGCCGTACGTCTGGTGTGGCAGGTCGATCCGGGGCTGCCGCCCGGCACCAGGGCAGCCCGCGACCTGCTGCTGAAGGACCCCGTGCGGATGTCGGACGGGGACCGGGAGGCACTGCACCGATTCTTCCGCGAACGGGTCGAGGAGGCCAAGGCGTCCGACACCGCGAAGAACTGGGAGGAGCAGCTGACGCGGGTGCTGGACTACACGGCCTGGCACCAGTTCGTGGTGAAGCTGGACCGGGCCAACGGTCAGGGCTGGCAGTTGCTGACCAAGAAGCTGCACGGTGCGCTGTCCGGCGGGGAGAAGGCCATCGCCCTGCATCTGCCGCTGTTCGCGGCGGTGGCCGCGCACTACCAGGCGGTGCCGAAGGCGCCCCGGCTGATACTGCTGGACGAGGTCTTCGTCGGGGTCGACTCCACCAACCGGGGCCAGGTCTTCGAGCTGCTGTGCTCGCTCGACCTCGACCTCATGCTCACGTCGGACCACGAGTGGTGCACGTACCAGGAGCTCGACGGCATCGCGGTGCACCAGCTGATCACCGGGGGCGGCGGACCGGACGACGACGCGGTGACCACGGCGCGCTTCGTGTGGAACGGCGCGGAGCTGGTGGCGCAGGAGGCTCCGGAGGCTCTTCCGCGCGGGGAGGAGACTCCGCGCGTGCCGCTGCCGCGCGAGGAGCAGCCGTGA
- a CDS encoding TIGR02679 family protein, protein MTHALDRPELAPLWQALHARLSAGQPVTRVRIGPLDEAARSALADLLGLDRLPGPQPTVALARLDEALVDSCGQDTRSVVAAIAGPLGDRTAERASVAAERAALWEWFATHPVVLAQPALDAWVGPVRRAGVIGGSVTATRRTLDDALHVLAGLPACGEPLPVFATRILDDSHALDDGTRLSSLVLRALSALYGTAAPETAADRRALWSRAGLADDALSTTVLTAGLRPAGRGPVAGALTALSAAGHATHLTLAQLRDPGDLRFPPTAVHLTENPSIPALALQRFGPACPPLVCTSGWPNSAVILLLDRLAEAGAPLRYHGDFDGEGLRIAAHVLARSTATLWRMSTSDFLAAHAHAPSGPAAGRITAAPWDAELAPALAARGTAVLEEHVAEDLLADLARLCTDRQIGSIQGLPASNSR, encoded by the coding sequence GTGACGCACGCGCTCGACCGTCCCGAACTGGCGCCGCTGTGGCAGGCGTTGCACGCGCGCCTGTCCGCCGGGCAGCCGGTCACTCGGGTACGGATCGGCCCGCTGGACGAGGCCGCCAGGAGCGCGCTGGCGGACCTCCTCGGCCTCGACCGGCTTCCCGGTCCGCAGCCCACGGTGGCACTGGCCCGGCTCGACGAGGCGCTTGTCGACAGCTGCGGCCAGGACACCCGGTCCGTGGTCGCCGCGATCGCCGGCCCGCTCGGCGACCGGACGGCGGAGCGGGCATCCGTCGCCGCCGAGCGTGCCGCCCTGTGGGAGTGGTTCGCCACGCACCCGGTCGTCCTGGCGCAGCCGGCGCTCGACGCCTGGGTCGGGCCGGTCCGGCGGGCCGGGGTGATCGGCGGCTCCGTCACCGCCACCCGGCGGACGCTCGACGACGCTCTGCACGTCCTGGCCGGGCTTCCTGCCTGCGGGGAGCCGTTGCCTGTCTTCGCCACCCGGATCCTCGACGACTCCCACGCACTGGACGACGGCACCCGCCTCTCCTCCCTGGTGCTGCGCGCCCTGTCCGCCCTCTACGGCACCGCGGCCCCCGAGACGGCGGCGGACCGGCGCGCGCTGTGGTCGCGCGCCGGACTCGCCGACGACGCGCTGTCCACGACGGTGCTCACCGCGGGTCTGCGCCCGGCAGGCCGAGGTCCGGTGGCCGGCGCCCTGACCGCGCTCTCCGCAGCCGGCCACGCCACCCACCTCACCCTGGCCCAGCTGCGCGACCCCGGCGACCTGCGCTTCCCGCCCACCGCCGTGCACCTCACGGAGAACCCGAGCATCCCTGCCCTGGCCCTTCAACGCTTCGGGCCTGCCTGCCCGCCCCTGGTCTGCACCTCCGGCTGGCCGAACAGCGCGGTGATCCTCCTGCTCGACCGTCTCGCCGAGGCCGGTGCACCGCTGCGCTACCACGGCGACTTCGACGGGGAGGGCCTGCGCATCGCCGCCCACGTCCTGGCCCGGAGCACGGCCACGCTGTGGCGCATGTCCACGTCCGACTTCCTGGCGGCACACGCCCACGCGCCGTCCGGCCCCGCCGCAGGCCGGATCACCGCCGCCCCCTGGGACGCCGAACTGGCTCCGGCCCTCGCGGCCAGGGGAACGGCCGTCCTCGAGGAGCATGTGGCCGAGGACCTGCTGGCCGACCTGGCGCGGTTGTGTACGGATCGACAGATCGGGTCCATCCAAGGTCTACCCGCAAGTAACTCCCGCTGA
- the sph gene encoding sphingomyelin phosphodiesterase: MCVAGLPHPQHHLETLVSHSSLRRLPGMTLSAALAAVTLGVAAPPASAASAAETPSLRVLSYNTFIFSKSLYPNWGQDHRAVEIPKASFFRGNDVVVIQEAFDNGASEALMRNASAEYPYRTPVVGRSTSGWDATGGAYSSTTPEDGGVAVLSKWPVIRKEQHIFKDACGADWWSNKGFAYAALNVNGTRVHVVGTHAQSTDPGCKAGEAAQKRSLQFKQIDAFLDAKNIPASEQVIVAGDLNVDSHSAEYTSLLADAGLAGTDARTGHLYSFDTQDNSIAAERYPDDPREDLDYVLHRAGHVKPSGWENEVIKERSAPWSVSSWGTTYTYTNLSDHYPVVASGQ; this comes from the coding sequence ATGTGTGTCGCCGGTCTACCCCACCCTCAGCATCACCTGGAGACCCTCGTGTCACACTCCTCGCTCCGCCGCCTCCCGGGCATGACGCTGTCCGCCGCGCTCGCCGCGGTGACGCTCGGCGTCGCCGCTCCGCCCGCCTCGGCCGCTTCGGCCGCCGAGACGCCCTCGCTGCGCGTGCTCTCGTACAACACGTTCATCTTCAGCAAGAGCCTCTACCCCAACTGGGGTCAGGACCACCGCGCCGTGGAGATTCCGAAGGCGTCGTTCTTCCGCGGCAATGATGTCGTCGTCATCCAGGAGGCGTTCGACAACGGGGCATCGGAAGCGCTCATGCGGAACGCCTCCGCCGAGTACCCGTACCGCACGCCGGTGGTGGGCCGGAGCACGAGCGGCTGGGACGCGACGGGCGGCGCCTACTCCTCGACGACACCGGAGGACGGCGGCGTCGCCGTCCTGAGCAAGTGGCCGGTCATCCGCAAGGAGCAGCACATCTTCAAGGACGCCTGCGGCGCCGACTGGTGGTCCAACAAGGGCTTCGCCTATGCGGCGCTGAACGTCAACGGCACCCGCGTCCACGTCGTGGGAACGCATGCGCAGTCGACCGACCCGGGATGCAAGGCCGGTGAGGCGGCGCAGAAGCGCAGCCTCCAGTTCAAGCAGATCGACGCGTTCCTCGACGCGAAGAACATCCCGGCATCCGAACAGGTCATCGTCGCAGGTGACTTGAACGTCGACTCGCACTCCGCCGAGTACACCTCCCTCCTCGCCGACGCCGGTCTCGCCGGAACGGACGCCCGGACGGGTCACCTCTACTCGTTCGACACCCAGGACAACTCGATCGCCGCCGAGCGCTACCCGGACGACCCGCGCGAGGACCTCGACTACGTCCTGCACCGCGCCGGGCACGTGAAGCCGTCCGGCTGGGAGAACGAGGTGATCAAGGAACGGAGCGCCCCCTGGTCCGTCTCCAGTTGGGGCACCACGTACACGTACACGAACCTCTCGGATCACTACCCGGTGGTCGCGTCCGGGCAGTAA
- the rbsD gene encoding D-ribose pyranase → MKRSGILNRHLSGGLAELGHGDGVLICDVGMSIPRGPRVVDLAFRAGTPSFAEVLDGLLAELVVEGATAAHEVREANPGAARLLEERFRDLAFVPHEELKALSAGARLVVRSGEARPYANVLLRCGVFF, encoded by the coding sequence GTGAAGAGGTCAGGCATCCTCAACCGCCATCTGTCGGGCGGGCTGGCCGAGCTGGGCCACGGAGACGGGGTCCTGATCTGTGACGTGGGGATGTCCATCCCGCGTGGCCCGCGGGTCGTCGACCTGGCGTTCCGGGCCGGGACACCGTCGTTCGCCGAGGTGCTCGACGGGCTGCTCGCCGAACTCGTGGTGGAGGGAGCGACGGCCGCGCACGAGGTACGGGAGGCCAACCCCGGGGCCGCACGGCTCCTGGAGGAACGGTTCCGGGACCTCGCGTTCGTTCCGCACGAGGAGCTGAAGGCGCTCTCCGCGGGTGCCCGGCTGGTGGTGCGGTCCGGGGAGGCCCGGCCCTATGCGAATGTGCTGCTGCGCTGCGGTGTCTTCTTCTGA
- a CDS encoding ribokinase: MHEYEHGRYDLLVVGSANADLVIGVERRPAPGETVLGSDLAVHPGGKGANQAVAAARLGAGAALLARVGDDAHGRLLLESQRAAGVDTAGVLVGGAPTGVALITVDPSGDNSIVVSPGANARLTPQDVRAAGSLLAAARVVSVQLEIPLETVAEVARTVSSDTRFVLNPSPPAPLPEQVLAVCDPLVVNEHEALFILGGTAGDTPEDRARGLLALGPRSVVVTLGAAGALVADSRTGDLVRVPSPKVDAVDTTGAGDAFTAALAWRLGRGEGLLEAAEFAVQVGAAAVTRKGAQDSFPTADEVSAL; this comes from the coding sequence ATGCACGAGTACGAGCACGGCCGGTACGACCTGTTGGTCGTGGGGTCGGCCAACGCCGACCTGGTGATCGGCGTCGAGCGCCGCCCCGCACCGGGCGAGACCGTGCTCGGCTCCGACCTGGCCGTCCACCCGGGCGGCAAGGGCGCGAACCAGGCGGTCGCCGCCGCCCGGCTGGGCGCCGGTGCCGCCCTGCTGGCCCGGGTCGGTGACGACGCCCACGGCCGGCTGCTGCTGGAATCGCAGCGCGCGGCGGGCGTGGACACCGCCGGTGTCCTCGTCGGCGGGGCGCCCACCGGAGTCGCGCTGATCACCGTGGACCCCTCGGGCGACAACAGCATCGTGGTGTCGCCGGGGGCCAACGCCCGGCTGACCCCGCAGGACGTCCGGGCCGCCGGGTCCCTGCTGGCAGCGGCGCGGGTCGTCTCCGTACAACTGGAGATTCCCCTGGAGACAGTGGCCGAGGTGGCTCGTACCGTCTCATCGGACACCCGGTTCGTACTCAACCCCTCGCCGCCCGCACCCCTGCCGGAACAGGTGCTCGCGGTCTGCGACCCACTGGTCGTGAACGAGCACGAGGCGCTGTTCATCCTGGGCGGCACGGCGGGGGACACGCCGGAGGACCGGGCGCGGGGGCTGCTCGCTCTCGGCCCGCGGTCGGTCGTGGTCACGCTGGGGGCGGCGGGCGCGCTCGTCGCCGACAGCCGTACGGGTGACCTCGTACGCGTACCGAGTCCGAAGGTCGACGCCGTGGACACCACGGGGGCCGGTGACGCCTTCACCGCAGCCCTGGCCTGGCGGCTCGGCCGGGGCGAAGGGCTTCTGGAGGCTGCGGAGTTCGCCGTTCAGGTGGGCGCGGCGGCGGTCACCCGCAAGGGTGCGCAGGACTCCTTCCCGACGGCCGACGAGGTGTCCGCGCTGTGA
- a CDS encoding ABC transporter permease/substrate-binding protein has translation MATDTLKSDTGASGATVRAGRRILLDNGALSALVVLVVAMSLLSGDFLTTQNLLNVGVQAAVTAILAFGVTFVIVSAGIDLSVGSVAALSATVLAWSATSEGVPVWLAVILAVVTGIACGFVNGALVSYGKLPPFIATLAMLSVARGLSLVISQGSPIAFPDSVSVLGDTLGGWLPVPVLVMIVMGLVTALILARTYIGRSMYAIGGNEEAARLSGLRVKRQKLVIYALSGLFAAVAGIVLASRLVSAQPQAAQGYELDAIAAVVIGGASLAGGVGKASGTLIGALILAVLRNGLNLLSVSAFWQQVVIGVVIALAVLLDTLRRKAGSATAPASGAAGPARKGPGAAKLAIGAVCVAAVVAAVSFFNSGTPGVTTKVGMSLSTLNNPFFVQMKEGAQAEAKAAGIELTVTDAQNDASQQANQLQNFSSSGMKSIIVNPVDSDAVGPGVRTANKAGIPVIAADRGVNKADTATLVASDNVAGGRLAAEALAGKLGGKGSIVVLQGTAGTSASRERGAGFAEGIKAYPGIKVVARQPADFDRTKGLDVMTNLLQSHADVTGVFAENDEMALGAVKALGNKAGKSVTVVGFDGTPDGLKAVEAGTLYASVAQQPKELGKIAVRNAVRAAQGKDVDRMVKVPVKVVTEKNVADFS, from the coding sequence GTGGCCACTGACACGCTCAAGAGCGATACGGGCGCGAGTGGCGCCACCGTCCGTGCGGGGCGCCGCATCCTGCTCGACAACGGCGCGCTGAGCGCCCTGGTCGTCCTGGTCGTGGCGATGTCGCTGCTCTCCGGAGACTTCCTGACCACGCAGAACCTGCTGAACGTCGGTGTGCAGGCCGCCGTCACCGCGATCCTCGCGTTCGGCGTCACCTTCGTCATCGTCTCGGCGGGCATCGACCTGTCTGTCGGCTCCGTGGCAGCCCTCTCCGCGACCGTCCTGGCATGGTCGGCGACGTCCGAGGGGGTGCCCGTCTGGCTGGCGGTCATCCTGGCCGTCGTCACCGGCATCGCCTGCGGCTTCGTCAACGGGGCCCTCGTCTCGTACGGCAAACTGCCGCCGTTCATCGCGACGCTGGCCATGCTCTCGGTCGCTCGCGGCCTGTCCCTGGTCATCTCCCAGGGCAGCCCGATCGCCTTCCCCGACTCGGTCTCCGTGCTCGGTGACACGCTCGGCGGCTGGCTGCCGGTCCCCGTCCTCGTGATGATCGTCATGGGACTCGTCACCGCGCTCATCCTGGCCCGCACCTACATCGGCCGCTCGATGTACGCGATCGGCGGCAACGAGGAGGCGGCCCGCCTCTCCGGACTGCGCGTCAAGCGGCAGAAGCTCGTCATCTACGCCCTGTCCGGCCTCTTCGCCGCTGTCGCGGGCATCGTGCTGGCTTCCCGTCTCGTCTCCGCGCAGCCGCAGGCGGCACAGGGATACGAGCTCGACGCGATCGCCGCGGTCGTCATCGGCGGTGCCAGCCTGGCGGGCGGCGTAGGCAAGGCGTCCGGCACCCTGATAGGCGCGCTCATACTCGCCGTGCTGCGCAACGGCCTCAACCTGCTGTCCGTGTCCGCCTTCTGGCAGCAGGTCGTCATCGGCGTCGTCATCGCCCTCGCGGTGCTCCTCGACACGCTGCGCCGCAAGGCCGGCTCCGCAACCGCACCCGCGTCCGGTGCGGCCGGTCCTGCCCGGAAGGGGCCGGGGGCGGCCAAGCTCGCGATCGGTGCCGTGTGCGTGGCGGCCGTCGTCGCCGCCGTGTCGTTCTTCAACTCCGGTACGCCCGGGGTGACCACCAAGGTGGGCATGTCGCTCTCCACCCTCAACAACCCATTCTTCGTCCAGATGAAGGAGGGCGCACAGGCGGAGGCCAAGGCCGCCGGGATCGAACTCACCGTCACCGACGCGCAGAACGACGCCTCCCAGCAGGCCAACCAGCTCCAGAACTTCTCCAGCTCGGGGATGAAGTCCATCATCGTCAACCCGGTGGACTCGGACGCGGTCGGCCCCGGGGTGCGGACCGCGAACAAGGCCGGTATCCCGGTGATCGCCGCGGACCGGGGCGTGAACAAGGCGGACACCGCGACCCTCGTCGCCTCCGACAACGTGGCCGGCGGCAGGCTCGCCGCCGAGGCGCTGGCCGGCAAGCTCGGTGGCAAGGGCAGCATCGTGGTCCTCCAGGGCACCGCGGGAACCTCCGCCAGCCGCGAGCGCGGTGCGGGCTTCGCCGAGGGCATCAAGGCGTACCCGGGCATCAAGGTCGTCGCACGGCAGCCCGCGGACTTCGACCGCACCAAGGGGCTGGACGTCATGACCAACCTGCTCCAGTCCCATGCCGACGTCACCGGAGTGTTCGCCGAGAACGACGAGATGGCGCTCGGCGCCGTCAAGGCGCTCGGAAACAAGGCCGGCAAGTCCGTCACCGTCGTCGGCTTCGACGGAACTCCCGACGGTCTCAAGGCGGTCGAGGCGGGAACGCTGTACGCGTCCGTGGCGCAGCAGCCCAAGGAGCTGGGCAAGATCGCCGTCCGGAACGCGGTCAGGGCCGCGCAGGGCAAGGACGTCGACAGAATGGTGAAGGTTCCGGTCAAGGTCGTCACCGAGAAGAACGTCGCCGACTTCTCCTGA